DNA from Aggregatimonas sangjinii:
CGAGAAAAATAGCCGAGCCGTAAATAACATTGTTGTTAAAACTCCTATTGATACAGGGCGGATAAATGGTGGCGCCCAGCATTCGAGCCTCGTGCACATAAAATTCGGACCGGTAAAAGCCACCACCGTTATTGAGCACGGCAACTATATATTCCAGCGGATAATATGCCCTTAAAAACAAGGTCTGATAACTTTCTACGGCATAGGAGGCCGAATGCCCCTTGGCAAAGGCATAGCCTGCAAAACTGGCAATCTGTTCCCAAATCTCATGGATAAGGGTGTCGGCGTACCCCTTTTTTCGGCAGTTATCGATGAATTTCTCCTCGACCCGTTGAAACTCTTCCCGCGATCGGAATTTACCGCTCATACCACGACGCAGTACATCGGCCTCGCCCAGATCCAGCCCCGCAAAATGATGTGCTACTTTGATGACATCTTCCTGATATACCATGACCCCATAGGTGTCGGGCATGATATCGAGCATTACCGGATGTGCTTTTTCCTCGGCCCTGCCCTTGTTCCGATGACGAAGAATATATTCACGCATCATCCCGCTTTTTGCGACCCCTGGCCTGATAATGGAGCTTGCAGCGACCAATCCGAGATAGGTATCGACCTCTAATTTCTTTAGAAGCATACGCATGGCGGGCGACTCTACATAAAAACACCCCATGCATTGTGCCGTTTTGACCAGATTATTGATCTTGGGATCTTTCTTGAATTTCTTGACATCATGAATATCAAAAGTGCCGCTGTCCTTAGGCTGATTGTATGCGATTATCTCAAGGGATTCCTTGATTTTAGACAAGCCCCGTTGCCCTAAAATATCGTATTTATAGAGACCCACATCTTCGGCAATGACCATATCGAACATCGTCGTCGCAAACCCCTTGGGCGGCAAATGTGTGGCCGAAAACCAATGCAAAGGCTTTTCACTGATCAAAATACCCCCGGCATGAATGCTCAGGTAATTGGGCATCCCCATAATCAAACGGCCGTATTTGATGACCAATCGGGATACCTCATCGAGTTGTGAAAGGGTATACCTGCCTTCGGCAAGAAAATCGATTTCGCTTTTGGGGAGTCCGAATACCTTGCCTAACTCCCGAACAACACCTTTATGCTTGAAGGTGACATAGGTACCCAGAAGTGCCACATGATCGAACCTCTTAAAAATATACTCGGTCATCGTTGGCCGGTCCCGATGCGAAAAGTCGATATCAAAATCGGGCGGATTGGCGCGATACAGGTTCATAAAACGCTCGAAATAAAGGTCGAGTTCCATCGGGTCTACATCGGTAATACGCAAAAGGTAGGCAACGATACTGTTCGCCCCACTACCTCTACCTACATAAAAGAAGCCCTGCTTTCGGGCATAGGTGACAATATCCCAATTGATGAGAAAATAGGAAACGAAGCCCATGCTTTTAATGAGTTCCAATTCTTTTTCCAAACGTTCGATGATGCCATCTCCCCCGTCCGGATATCGATAAGGCAGCCCTTCTTGGCACAATCGCTCGATCATTTTCTCATCATCCTGCTTTGTGGCCAAGTAGGTTTTAAGGTTCTGTGGTTCCCTTCCTTTTGAAAAATCGAAATGAATGGAGCAGGCATTCAATAATCGCTCGGTATTTTCCAAGATAAAAGCATACTCCGAAAAAACTGCCGCCAAGTTTTCCATCGGAAACATTTTCTCGTTCTCGTCTGCTTCCTCGGTCTTTTCCAACTTGCTCAACAAGATGTTGTTGTCGATGGCGCGCAGTAATCGATGCGCGTTAAAGTCCCCCTTATTGCGGAATGTAACGGGCTGCTGTACGACCAACCTATCCTTCAATTGTAGTAGTCTAGAAAAAGGTAGGCGCCTTAAATCGGCAATGGAAACTCCGATATATTCATGTGCCGCAAAATCATATTGATTGTCCTTCACCACTTTTTCAAAAGGATACACGACATAGGCATGTTCGAATTTCGGGGCGATGGGAGGTAGTTCTTTTGCTTGGTGCAAATGTTCGGAAAGGAAATCATTCAGCTCTAGATAACCTTCGTTGTTTTTGGCGATTCCCACAAAACAGCAATCGACACCGTTCCTAAAATCGATTCCAAGTATGGGCTTCACGTTATATTCTGGAGCCTTTCGCACAAAATTGAGTGCGGCCGAGGTATTGTTGATATCGGTCAGCACCAATTGCGTTACCCGGTTTTCCTGCGCCAGTTTCAGGAGTTCCAACTCCGAAAAGGTTCCGTATCGCATGCTGTAATATGTGTGACAGTTTAGATAGATGGTAGATTGAGATTTTAGATGTTAGCTATTTGGTGTTTGGTGTTGAATGAAAAACGTCTTCGCGAGGAGGCACGACGAAGCGATCTGTTGAATTATAGCACAAGTGTATCCGCGGTGCCCCTCGTACTAAATGAAACAGGTCGCTTCAGCCAAAAAAGGCCTCGCGAAAACGTAGGTTGTATGTTTTTACCCTCATACTTTAAATTGTTCCCCCTTTGGGGTTTAGGGGGCCTACTGCTTTCGATGCGCCAGCACGATCGGCGGCTGGCCATTGAACGGATTGTGCATTCGCCCGATCGTCTTAGAGCCCATGGCCGAGGCCCGAATCACGCTTTTGTCGCCATAGCGGTTTCGAATCGCATCCAAAGCCTGATAGAGGTTTAAAGCTTCTTCGGTATCATCGAAGAGGTCGATTTGGTAATTGCCCGACACCAAATGGCTGAATCGAACGCCTATCAAACGCACTAACAGCCTTCGGTTATATAAGATCTTGAACATTTCAAGGATTTTCGGAATCAGGATATGGTCGGCGCTCGTATACGGTATGCGCAATTGTTTGGAGTACGTATTGAAATCGGAATACCGGATCTTAACCATGATGCAGGCCGTCAACTTTTCACCACGTCGTAATTGATAGGCCAAGTTTTCGGTCATCGCGATCAGGATGCCTTTTAGTTTTACCACATCAATAGTGTCTTTGTCGAACGTACGTTCGGTAGAAATGGATTTTCGTTCCCAGAAAGGGGTTACGGGAGTATTGTCGATACCATTGGCACGCTTCCAGATTACTGTCCCGTTCTTACCGAGTACACGCTGCATCACATCCATGGGCATTTCCTGTACGGTACCTACTTTGCGAAGGCCTAAATTACGTAGGGTCTGATAGGTCTTATCGCCTACCATGGGAATTTTTTTGATGGAAAGTGGCGCCAAAAAGGTCTTCTCAAGGCCGTAATCGATTTTTAACTGATTGTTGGGTTTGGCCTCATTGGTGGCGACTTTCGATACCACCTTATTGACCGATAATCCGAAGGAAATGGGCAAGCCGGTCTCGTTTATGATTTTCCGGCGTAGTTCGGAGGCATATTTATAGGAGCCGAAAAATCGATCCATTCCGCTTAGATCCGCATAGAACTCATCGATACTCGATTTTTCAAAAAGTGGTACATACTCCTTGATGATTTCGGT
Protein-coding regions in this window:
- a CDS encoding DNA polymerase III subunit alpha, translated to MYLNCHTYYSMRYGTFSELELLKLAQENRVTQLVLTDINNTSAALNFVRKAPEYNVKPILGIDFRNGVDCCFVGIAKNNEGYLELNDFLSEHLHQAKELPPIAPKFEHAYVVYPFEKVVKDNQYDFAAHEYIGVSIADLRRLPFSRLLQLKDRLVVQQPVTFRNKGDFNAHRLLRAIDNNILLSKLEKTEEADENEKMFPMENLAAVFSEYAFILENTERLLNACSIHFDFSKGREPQNLKTYLATKQDDEKMIERLCQEGLPYRYPDGGDGIIERLEKELELIKSMGFVSYFLINWDIVTYARKQGFFYVGRGSGANSIVAYLLRITDVDPMELDLYFERFMNLYRANPPDFDIDFSHRDRPTMTEYIFKRFDHVALLGTYVTFKHKGVVRELGKVFGLPKSEIDFLAEGRYTLSQLDEVSRLVIKYGRLIMGMPNYLSIHAGGILISEKPLHWFSATHLPPKGFATTMFDMVIAEDVGLYKYDILGQRGLSKIKESLEIIAYNQPKDSGTFDIHDVKKFKKDPKINNLVKTAQCMGCFYVESPAMRMLLKKLEVDTYLGLVAASSIIRPGVAKSGMMREYILRHRNKGRAEEKAHPVMLDIMPDTYGVMVYQEDVIKVAHHFAGLDLGEADVLRRGMSGKFRSREEFQRVEEKFIDNCRKKGYADTLIHEIWEQIASFAGYAFAKGHSASYAVESYQTLFLRAYYPLEYIVAVLNNGGGFYRSEFYVHEARMLGATIYPPCINRSFNNNVIYGSAIFLGFGYLRELEDRVSERILKDRTANGSYVSLEDFLDRVFITVDQASILIRIDAFRFTGVNKHQLLWKAHLFLNKNVKIDHPKLFPPKHQDFKIPRLHTTDLEMAFTQLELLGFCLCSPFELLATPPKNKRCVKDLERFLDHHIDIYGYLVTVKNTSTHTGKRMHFATMIDQQGKVFDTVLFPPVAAKYHFRGRGIYRFYGKVVSEFGFLSIEVIKMEKQHYVPDPRYADMKTSVKVFQQKKKDEDRDKADARN
- the dinB gene encoding DNA polymerase IV, coding for MNKTILHLDLDTFFVSVERQIDSRLKGKPVLVGGLSDRGVVAACSYETRGYGIHSGMPMKMARELCPEAVTIKGNAGTYSKHSDLVTEIIKEYVPLFEKSSIDEFYADLSGMDRFFGSYKYASELRRKIINETGLPISFGLSVNKVVSKVATNEAKPNNQLKIDYGLEKTFLAPLSIKKIPMVGDKTYQTLRNLGLRKVGTVQEMPMDVMQRVLGKNGTVIWKRANGIDNTPVTPFWERKSISTERTFDKDTIDVVKLKGILIAMTENLAYQLRRGEKLTACIMVKIRYSDFNTYSKQLRIPYTSADHILIPKILEMFKILYNRRLLVRLIGVRFSHLVSGNYQIDLFDDTEEALNLYQALDAIRNRYGDKSVIRASAMGSKTIGRMHNPFNGQPPIVLAHRKQ